Below is a window of Komagataella phaffii GS115 chromosome 1, complete sequence DNA.
CAATCTACAATATCGGATACCAATGGATCCTTTTTGATATTCACAGAAAGATCGATCAGGTCTCTGATCATTGGATTGAATTTCTGACGATCCCATATGTGATCAATGGTGCATCTCTCTACGTTTATGTCTGAGTTGTTGGATAACGTAGAATCAAAATTGGGTAACAGAGAATCATAATCTTTTTCGTCAATTCTGATACTAACACCTTGAGTGAATGCCCTGCGATGCTCAATATTCAAGATGGATGCCCAGATCTTTTTCCATAACTGGAGCACTCTCAGATGAGACTCATTGTCGGTGTGGATGAACAAAGCATTCGAATTTACATTCAGTCCAACATCAAAAGCACTTTGAACAATAACAGCCATCAGGATATTTGATTCGGAATCAGCGATACCTTCAGTTTCTGCTGGACACCATGTGTAGTAGGATTTCAACAATAGGAGAGCTTGAATGGTTTCTAATTCTGGTTTCCTCAAATAGTTGCAGTAGTCCAAAATACTCCTGGAATGTGTAATATAACTCAACCCAATAGGGAAGTTCAAAAtctgtgtttctttttcggTAAGTGTGGCTGTTGTCTTTGATTTAACTTCCACCGTAAGGTAGGCCAATCTTAGAACCAATAACACCAAGGCTACATTAACCAAttccttttgtttttgtAATGCAGACTAACTTTTAACGAACTAGTTTCCGTTCCCTCACTCTCAACGGGCCTAACGATGTGAGCAACGGTTTCTTTCAGGATGATCTCATCAAATATAGGGAGAAAAGGATATATGGACGTGAAAAACCTATCCACCAGCATATCCACTATATCCATCGGAGGTAGAGTGCTGCTGATCCTCTCAATAACTGGCCTTACCGATGCTATGTCTCCAGATAAGCAAATTGGGTGAGGAACCTGTTTTACAAAATACCTGGGAGATCCATTGTCGAAAATCCGTAATAGTTTGGAATTTAGTTGTTGGCGTTCGTCGTAAAACTTAGATTGTTCAGTCTTGCCTACTTTTGTAGCCCTGTTGGCCACTATCGACATTAGTCTGtcttttttcatcaaactcaACCATGAGAAAACGCCAACATTTCGAAACTTGCgtttcatcttccaagtaGCAAATGGGTCGACTACCTTGTTAAAAAAACAGATCGTAGCTCCTCTTCTAACGGCAGTATTTTTTTGCAATTTTCGCAGGctttctttcaataaacTGATCTCTTCACACAACGCTTCCTCTCTCGAACTTCCGGTATTAATGTAGTCTCTTTTCCCATAGAACTCGGTAATCGTGGGGACATAATACTCTTGCGACATAACCAAAGAATTAGGAGTGCTTGGTATGACAGGGTTCAGTGAATTTTCCGACTTTGGAACCGTTTCATTCCCTGAGATCCACACAGTTGGTTCGTACAAACATTTTGGGGAACAGTTACTTTTGATGCAGTTAGAGCATGCAGGTTTCCGACGGTCGCACTTGATCTTGCGCTTACGGCACATAAGGCAAGAAAAGGGGGTTCTGCGCCGTTTCTTGGTCCTTTCCATGGCTAACTTGGGCGCAAGGGAGGGTGTGTTGATGAAAGTGATAAGGTTCCTgagttttccaaacaaaaaaaggaaagaCAAAAACGGGTTAACAAACTTGCAGGAGCCGCGGTGCCGCGCCTCTAACAAAAGAATCAGAATTGAATGCTTGGCTAAGCAATTTGGACGCCAATCGAATTTTAATTTAAGAACGCCTTGCATATAGAAAAAACAGCTATTATTTACCTGGTTAGACTAGGTTCCATGTCACATTAGTAACACTGACTTCAGTTCCGGCATTATCATCGTAGTCGTACCATTCGCCATCTTCTAGTTCGACGGAAAACTTGGTCCCCGATTCACCAAGGCCGACGAATTCCCCTACTGGGATGAACTCCACGAGCTGAAGCCCTCTGCTATCGATGTCTAAGATATCGACAAACTTGGATTCGTCTTCTGAGGTGAGGTTGTTTTTGGTACGTTGTATCGTAGTAGAAGATTCTCTTTTGCAGATCTTGCATTTGAAAACGAAACTTGCCTCACCTCTGCTTCCAGAAATTTCATGTTTTTCTATTGTGTTGATTGAGACTTCTTTTTCATGGATCTCTCTACAAGAGGTGCATTGAATCTTGAAGACGTATTCAAAGGGGGACTCCGGGGTATCTAGAGGAAAAAATTCAGATATCCCATTAAGTTCTGCCTGTACTTGTAACTTCATAGGGTGGTGAAATAGTCTGACAGTTTGCAGGCTCgaattttgaacttgagaATATTAGTATGAATGAAGTCCGGAAAGCTGCGTGTTGGGTGGTACAAGAGCTAATTCGGGCTTCCGATAGCTGACCAAGGTTAAACAGCCTTGATTTAACACCTTCTCCATCTTCTCCTGGTATTTACCGTTCACTTTGTCTCTCATTTCCGTCTAACCTTCATTAACCGCTCTGCTCCTGGACCTCACTATCTTCGTAGGAGGGCCTATCCtgcctttgaaaaatacttCCCGAACTCTCATCTCTGATATGAAACCCAAACCGGTCACATTGCCGAAAAGGAAACAGTTTCCTATCACCACAGAGTTCAAAACACGTCTACAGTTACTATCAAATGGACAGCAGCAAAATACCGTAAAgaactttgatatcaatgcCCTATTCCCCTCCACATGGAGCCCTGTACCTATCGATTTACCTAAAACTGCCCCACAGTTGATAGAAACAATAGGAACCCCGATCTACAAGTGCAGAACAGACTACAGGATACTGATCAACAACCTCCTATCTGTATATTCAGAAAGCAGTCCAAAGTTATCCAGGTATCATGATTTTCTTTACGAAAAAGTATCATACGACACTGAATTGCCTTCCAGTACCCCTATAGAAACACACAAATTAGCCCTGGATCCTTTATTTGAAGAGCGcaactttgaaggaatCATATCATATCTTCACAACATCAAAAGCGAACCGAATTCTGATTTGTACATCTATTTGATGGAcagattttttcaaatttcaaggTACAAATACTATAGGGCCACTATTCAAAGCATCTTCTACAACCACCGTCAAATAGATTCACTTCTTTACGCTCAAAATTTTGCTATCCGGCCCAATGATGATCTCATAAGCAAGTACCTACTATTTTGCATCAATAACAAATATAAACGAACGTACTTGCACACCCTACAACTACTAAACTATCTGAAACCACTGAAGAATAACTACCAGAAATACAACAGCCACCCTTGGTTCATGCCCTCCGAAGTTGACCCTCCTTCTAAATTACATCCTTATCCCATGTCTGAATATCAATTAAATCTAGTCACAaaaatcatcttccatCAACGGTCCAAGTCAATTAATATGAGCTATCTTCTGAATAATGCTCcctttcaagaagaaacgaTGACGCTGATGGATCCAAAGGCCCTTTTTTGTGACAGAGACCTGTATCGGGTGGCACTAAGGGGTTGCATCAGGTTCAGACAatttgacattttcaaattactccttcaaaacctcatcttcaacagTGTGATCTACACAGATTCTGAGACTCAGATATCTGAATTGAAAATCTGTGTCAGCGATCAAGAGATTCCAGATACAATGAAGGCAGTTTATAATGCCAAAACTGTCCAAGATATCAACCTAATTTTTGACAAGACtgtcttgaagatgattctGGATTTTGCTCTCCTGACCAAAGATGAGAAGGTGTTTGAGTGGTGCTGGACCGTCTTTAAAGATTCCTATTTGAGCAACATGAACATATTCAAGGAGTCACTGAAAGCAGAGGTTTTTGATAACTACGTCATTCAAAGGATATATGAAATATCCAAGGTCTTTTCAATGGATAACACAGTTTACCACGATCTTAACCTTTACTTTGACATGCAATATATAACCAATCTTTCTACATAGCCTTTCCCAATaagtggaaaaaaaaataacaTGTACATTCATCATAAAAGACACTAAAAGTTTGTCGTCACGCGAACACCGGCTCTTGAAAGCCAATGACTCAGGGGATTGACAGAAGTTTTAATCATTTGAAtgtgaagaagaaaaaccGTGGTCGAGAGAAAGTTTTTATAGCGATAGACGAATACGcgaaatttttcaacagtCTAGTAAGGAAGGGCagggagaaaaaaagaatttaGCATCCCCACTGACCAACTGTTCCCATACCCCCATTCACCGATGAAATTTCTTACCACTAACTTCGTTCGTTGTGCGATAAAATCTTGCGATGGTGCTGTAAACTCTTTTCCACTGAAGTATTCGGAAATCGAGCTTGTTCAAGAGGAACAAGACTTTCAACCAGAGTTCATTCTGGGTATTCTTCCCAGGTTGGATTGGCCAGCTATACTAAAGGTTGCCGCAGATCTAGGGAACACCTCGCTTCCCTCTCAGCTACCAGAAATAGACATCAACGATCCTTCCAATGAGAtccttttgaaagatctcCACACCCTTCTGATCGAAACCCAACTGGTGCAAGGTAAAATGATCTGCGAAAACTGCAACCACGTTTACCACATCAAAGATTCCATTCCAAATTTCCTGCTGCCGCCACATTTGGCTAATTGATGGTCAGAATCTGTCCGCCCCCTTGTCTCCCCACATTAATTTAGTTGTACCATAGTAACATACTTTCCTAAGAATCATTCTGACTTACATAAGTCGATATATTACGTAATATTTTCTTGGGTGAACCGGCTTGCATTTTTCCTACAGGTCGGTGCATTTCGTCAACTTCTGTGGCCGTTCTCTCACTTGGCCCAACTTCTCGAACTCTATCTATCCTCGTTCTCCAGTGATTTGTCGATTTTCCCCCAGGCACACATTTTCTACCCACACATTTAGCATGGTCAAGAGTACGGAAGAGATGGACCAGGAATCGACTTCAAATTCCAAGGGTATCTCCCTCTCTCTACCCAAATCGAGGCAAGAATCCCGGTCTAGGTCTAACTCCCGGAAATTGTCAGTGACTAGGCTG
It encodes the following:
- a CDS encoding Subunit of an adoMet-dependent tRNA methyltransferase (MTase) complex (Trm11p-Trm112p) — protein: MKFLTTNFVRCAIKSCDGAVNSFPLKYSEIELVQEEQDFQPEFILGILPRLDWPAILKVAADLGNTSLPSQLPEIDINDPSNEILLKDLHTLLIETQLVQGKMICENCNHVYHIKDSIPNFLLPPHLAN